One Maribacter cobaltidurans genomic window carries:
- the recR gene encoding recombination mediator RecR, whose protein sequence is MDFSSKLLENAVNEMSQLPGIGKRTALRLVLHMLKQPERQTEELSHALLQLRGAVQFCKKCHNISDTEFCEICTNPKRDSSLVCVVEDIRDVMAIENTGQYRGLYHVLGGKISPIEGMGPQDLTIASLVNKIRQGEVKELILALSSTMEGDTTNFYIFKQIEGMEVRTSTIARGIAVGDELEYADEVTLGRSILNRVPFEGTFNTH, encoded by the coding sequence ATGGATTTTTCTTCAAAATTATTGGAAAATGCCGTAAACGAAATGTCCCAATTACCAGGTATAGGAAAACGTACGGCACTGCGCTTGGTTTTGCATATGTTAAAGCAGCCTGAGAGACAAACGGAGGAGTTGTCCCATGCGCTCTTGCAATTAAGGGGTGCTGTCCAGTTTTGTAAAAAATGCCATAATATTTCCGATACTGAATTTTGTGAAATCTGTACGAATCCCAAAAGGGATAGCTCCTTGGTATGTGTGGTTGAAGATATTAGGGATGTTATGGCCATAGAAAATACGGGGCAGTATCGAGGGCTTTATCATGTTTTGGGAGGTAAAATTTCACCGATCGAAGGTATGGGCCCACAAGACCTGACCATAGCATCGCTTGTGAACAAAATAAGACAGGGAGAGGTTAAGGAATTGATATTGGCCTTGAGTTCTACCATGGAAGGAGACACGACCAATTTTTATATTTTTAAACAAATAGAAGGAATGGAGGTTCGTACATCCACTATTGCCAGAGGTATAGCCGTTGGTGACGAACTGGAATATGCAGATGAGGTAACTTTGGGGCGCAGTATTCTCAACAGGGTTCCTTTTGAGGGTACCTTTAATACCCATTAG
- a CDS encoding dihydrolipoamide acetyltransferase family protein, with product MSKFELKLPRMGESVAEATLTSWLKEVGDTIEMDEPIFEIATDKVDSEVPSEVDGVLVEKRFDVDDIVKVGQVVAVIEIEGAGEVSDEAEEQDSMEKEMAAVAEHAVVQAKEAISSPTPDYSASERFYSPLVKNIAKEEGVSFEELESISGTGKEGRVTKNDILDYIEGRSNGSVEKVESKSTERMAPQPTPDKKQDAEPLNTGQKEEMKVKVGAGDEVIPMSRMGKLIAKHMADSVSTSAHVQSFIEVDVTNIVNWRNKVKAAFEKQEGEKLTFTPIFMEAVAKALKKYPMMNISVDGDNVIKKKNINIGMAAALSDGNLIVPVIKNADQLNLVGMAKVVNDLAERSRNNQLKPDEVKDGTYTVTNVGTFGSVFGTPIINQPQVGIMALGAIRKIPSVIETEEGDFIGVRSKMYLSHSYDHRVVNGALGSMFAKSVADYLEAWDPDREI from the coding sequence ATGTCAAAATTCGAATTAAAATTACCAAGAATGGGTGAAAGTGTCGCCGAGGCGACATTGACTTCCTGGTTAAAGGAGGTGGGCGACACCATTGAAATGGATGAACCAATTTTTGAGATTGCTACGGATAAAGTGGATAGTGAGGTTCCCAGCGAGGTCGATGGCGTTTTAGTGGAAAAGAGGTTCGATGTTGATGATATAGTAAAAGTAGGCCAAGTCGTCGCCGTTATAGAAATAGAGGGTGCAGGTGAGGTCTCTGACGAAGCGGAAGAGCAGGATAGCATGGAAAAAGAAATGGCGGCCGTGGCAGAGCATGCCGTTGTTCAGGCCAAGGAAGCAATTAGTAGCCCTACTCCCGATTATTCTGCTTCCGAAAGGTTTTATTCTCCTTTGGTCAAGAATATAGCCAAAGAAGAAGGTGTTTCCTTTGAAGAGCTCGAATCAATTTCTGGAACCGGTAAGGAGGGCAGGGTAACCAAAAACGATATACTTGATTATATTGAAGGGAGAAGTAATGGCTCAGTTGAGAAGGTAGAAAGTAAGTCAACCGAAAGAATGGCACCGCAACCTACTCCAGATAAAAAACAAGATGCAGAACCTTTAAATACAGGGCAAAAGGAAGAAATGAAAGTGAAGGTTGGAGCCGGTGACGAGGTAATCCCTATGTCCAGAATGGGCAAGCTGATTGCCAAGCACATGGCGGATAGCGTTTCCACTTCAGCCCATGTCCAAAGTTTCATCGAGGTAGATGTAACCAATATTGTCAATTGGCGAAACAAGGTGAAAGCTGCCTTTGAAAAGCAAGAGGGTGAAAAATTGACCTTCACACCTATCTTCATGGAGGCCGTTGCCAAGGCCTTAAAGAAGTATCCAATGATGAATATTTCTGTGGACGGTGATAACGTTATCAAGAAAAAAAATATAAATATTGGTATGGCTGCTGCCCTTTCGGATGGTAATTTAATCGTGCCCGTCATCAAAAATGCGGACCAACTTAATTTAGTCGGTATGGCCAAAGTGGTGAATGACCTTGCCGAGCGTTCCAGAAACAACCAGTTAAAACCAGATGAGGTGAAGGATGGTACGTACACCGTAACCAATGTTGGTACTTTTGGAAGTGTTTTTGGAACTCCCATAATCAATCAGCCGCAAGTTGGTATTATGGCATTGGGGGCCATACGGAAAATTCCTTCCGTAATAGAAACGGAGGAAGGGGATTTCATTGGGGTACGCAGTAAAATGTATTTGTCCCATAGTTATGATCACCGGGTGGTCAACGGGGCTTTGGGGAGTATGTTTGCCAAGTCCGTGGCAGATTATTTGGAAGCCTGGGACCCGGATAGGGAAATATAG
- a CDS encoding DUF481 domain-containing protein, which produces MLKSTPVFFKHQFEKFTFLFIFLIPFMAISQGEQEEETQMRLFIDCNCDKNFLRQEIQYVGHVRDQAQANIKLFIYDISNGSGGRKYTLNFQGVGYYKDINGELTYDTTANMTSDEVRKGLLKKVQSGLLKYVIYSGLADNITYTVNRDGTGDVQEIDYTDPWNNWIFEVFGEARLDKESSRKNFSYTLGFESDHVTENWRIRTDVRVSQANSEYVQDEETFTSERFRYSVDGSIVRSLSDHWSTGVFGGARHDTFTNLDFRYYFTPALEYNIFPYREVLRREITLAYKIGYFHNDYIETTILDKLREGIFNHSLDFQVRYRQPWGSVYTRLRGSTFLNDFSKNRIQFNGNLSVRLLKGLSVRFSGRFELIRDQINLPAGDASIEDVLLQQKQIATDFETGFNIGLSYTFGSAFNNIINTRL; this is translated from the coding sequence ATGTTAAAATCAACCCCCGTGTTCTTCAAACATCAGTTTGAAAAATTTACCTTTCTATTCATTTTTTTGATTCCTTTTATGGCTATCTCCCAAGGTGAGCAAGAAGAGGAAACCCAAATGAGGCTCTTTATCGATTGTAATTGTGACAAAAATTTTCTGAGACAGGAAATACAATATGTTGGTCATGTAAGGGACCAGGCACAAGCCAATATCAAATTATTCATTTATGATATTTCCAATGGTAGCGGTGGACGAAAGTATACGTTAAATTTTCAGGGCGTAGGTTATTACAAGGATATTAATGGAGAACTTACTTATGACACCACGGCCAACATGACGAGTGATGAGGTTAGAAAGGGATTGTTGAAAAAGGTTCAATCCGGACTTCTAAAATATGTAATTTATTCTGGATTGGCAGACAATATCACGTACACCGTCAATAGGGACGGTACAGGTGACGTACAGGAAATTGATTACACAGACCCTTGGAACAATTGGATTTTTGAGGTTTTTGGAGAAGCCAGATTGGATAAGGAATCCAGCAGAAAAAACTTTAGTTATACGCTTGGTTTTGAAAGTGATCATGTAACGGAAAATTGGCGAATTAGAACAGATGTTCGTGTTAGCCAGGCCAATAGTGAATATGTACAAGATGAGGAAACCTTTACCAGTGAAAGGTTTAGGTATTCTGTTGATGGTAGTATTGTAAGGAGTTTGTCCGATCACTGGTCAACCGGTGTTTTTGGAGGTGCAAGACACGACACGTTTACAAATCTAGATTTTAGATATTACTTTACTCCTGCTTTGGAATACAATATATTTCCCTACCGGGAAGTACTTCGAAGGGAAATCACCTTGGCATATAAAATAGGTTACTTCCATAATGATTACATAGAAACGACCATTCTTGATAAGTTACGAGAGGGTATTTTCAATCATTCCCTAGATTTTCAGGTACGCTACAGGCAACCTTGGGGCAGTGTTTATACGCGATTGAGGGGCTCCACGTTTTTAAATGATTTCAGTAAAAACAGAATTCAATTTAACGGTAATTTATCGGTTCGTTTGCTAAAGGGGTTATCCGTGAGGTTTTCGGGAAGGTTTGAGCTTATTCGAGATCAAATTAATCTACCTGCCGGAGATGCTTCCATTGAGGATGTCCTCTTGCAACAAAAGCAAATCGCTACGGATTTTGAAACCGGTTTTAATATCGGGCTTAGCTATACTTTTGGTTCCGCATTCAATAATATTATCAACACAAGGCTGTGA
- a CDS encoding 3'-5' exonuclease yields the protein MDLKLTRPICFFDLETTGTNVAKDRIVEISILKVFPNGNKESKTWLVNPEMEIPQEVVAIHGISNEKVANEPTFKELSKEIYKMIKDSDLGGFNSDRFDIPLLAEELLRSDIDFDMKNTVSVDVQTIFHKKEKRTLEAAYKFYCDKELTDAHSAEADTTATYEVLLSQLERYPDLENNIKKLSEFSKRKQFVDFAGFIALDEEGEEVFSFGKHKGKKVHDVLEKEPGYFGWILNADFPLYTKKILTQIKLSKLNNKLS from the coding sequence ATGGACCTTAAACTTACCAGACCTATCTGTTTTTTTGACTTGGAAACCACTGGTACCAATGTGGCCAAGGATCGCATTGTTGAAATTTCCATATTAAAGGTTTTTCCAAATGGAAACAAAGAAAGTAAGACGTGGTTGGTGAATCCAGAAATGGAGATTCCGCAGGAAGTTGTGGCCATTCATGGTATTTCCAATGAAAAGGTTGCCAACGAGCCAACCTTTAAGGAGTTGTCCAAGGAAATCTACAAGATGATCAAGGATAGTGATTTGGGAGGGTTTAACTCCGATAGGTTCGACATACCCTTATTGGCAGAGGAGCTCTTGCGCTCAGATATAGATTTTGATATGAAGAATACAGTATCTGTCGATGTTCAGACCATATTCCATAAAAAGGAGAAAAGAACTTTGGAAGCCGCCTATAAATTTTATTGTGATAAGGAATTAACGGATGCCCATAGTGCAGAGGCGGATACTACTGCAACCTATGAAGTACTGCTATCTCAATTGGAAAGATACCCAGATTTGGAAAATAACATTAAAAAGTTATCGGAGTTTTCCAAAAGAAAACAATTTGTGGACTTTGCAGGTTTCATAGCTTTGGATGAGGAAGGTGAGGAGGTTTTTTCCTTTGGGAAGCACAAGGGCAAAAAGGTTCACGATGTATTGGAAAAGGAACCTGGATATTTCGGCTGGATATTAAATGCCGATTTTCCTCTGTATACCAAAAAAATATTGACTCAAATAAAGTTGAGTAAACTCAATAACAAGCTTAGTTAG
- a CDS encoding fumarylacetoacetate hydrolase family protein translates to MKIICIGRNYTEHIEELNNEKPTEPVIFIKPDSAVLPKEQDFYIPEFSKDVHYEVEVLVKIKRVGKHIKEEFAGTYYDDIGLGIDFTARDLQSKLKEKGLPWEKAKGFDGAAVIGQWMPKTHFKDLNNLNFKLMKNGEVVQKGNTSLMLWKIDEIIAYVSTYFMLKKGDVIFTGTPAGVGKVSANDYLTGSLEGTELFNVKIK, encoded by the coding sequence ATGAAAATAATCTGTATCGGTAGGAATTACACGGAGCATATCGAGGAGTTAAACAATGAAAAGCCCACGGAGCCTGTTATTTTTATTAAGCCGGATTCCGCGGTGCTGCCCAAGGAACAAGATTTTTATATCCCTGAATTTTCTAAAGATGTACACTATGAAGTTGAGGTGTTGGTGAAAATCAAGCGAGTTGGAAAACATATCAAGGAAGAATTTGCCGGAACCTATTATGACGATATTGGTTTGGGTATCGATTTTACTGCAAGGGATTTACAGTCAAAATTGAAGGAAAAGGGATTGCCATGGGAAAAAGCAAAGGGTTTTGATGGAGCTGCAGTCATTGGACAATGGATGCCCAAGACCCATTTTAAGGACCTTAACAATCTCAATTTTAAGCTAATGAAAAATGGTGAGGTTGTACAAAAGGGAAACACCTCGCTAATGTTGTGGAAGATAGACGAAATAATAGCATACGTTTCCACCTACTTTATGCTCAAAAAAGGAGATGTCATTTTCACCGGAACGCCCGCCGGAGTTGGCAAAGTTAGCGCAAATGACTACCTTACCGGGAGTTTGGAAGGTACGGAACTCTTTAACGTCAAAATAAAGTAA
- a CDS encoding Hpt domain-containing protein — protein MIYSLDKINEMADGDQDFILSVISVFLEEVPDDLKGLEEAIKERDYEKTYQLAHKIKPNVDLLGMEQTRAAALEVETMGKQNASWEDIEKTFPILKTDIHQVIGELKTDFQL, from the coding sequence ATGATATATAGTTTAGACAAGATTAATGAGATGGCAGATGGTGATCAGGATTTTATACTATCCGTCATTTCTGTGTTTTTGGAAGAAGTTCCAGACGATTTGAAGGGTTTGGAGGAGGCCATCAAAGAAAGGGATTATGAGAAAACCTATCAGCTGGCCCATAAAATAAAGCCCAACGTGGATTTATTGGGCATGGAGCAGACTAGGGCAGCCGCATTGGAAGTAGAGACCATGGGCAAACAGAATGCTAGTTGGGAAGATATAGAAAAAACCTTCCCTATCTTAAAAACCGATATCCATCAAGTCATTGGGGAGCTTAAAACTGACTTTCAGCTGTAA
- a CDS encoding competence/damage-inducible protein A, whose product MFADIITIGDEILIGQIIDTNSAFIAKELNKIGISVYQITSVQDEREHILKALEEGKAHADIVIVTGGLGPTKDDITKHTFCEFFNDELVENKEVLRHVENLFAKYISGTPISDLNRKQAWVPSKARVLHNNNGTAPGMWFYEDGTTFVSLPGVPFEMKHLIKEVVIPELVNFYERPHIIHRTINTYGMGESAIAQKIEDWENNLPGCIKLAYLPSLGKVRLRLTAKGKDYQILSNAIEEASQKLYPLIGDIIHGTEDDEVIEEAIAKLLTNKGLTLATAESFTGGNIASQITAIPGASAYFKGSVVSYATEIKVKVLGVSQELVDTYSVVSEQVAMAMASGVKKLLDTDFAIATTGNAGPAKGDSDADVGTVYIAIASPTDVFALKFSMGSQRERIVQKSVNKAFELLQKEILKMWGGMLAER is encoded by the coding sequence ATGTTCGCCGATATAATTACGATTGGCGATGAGATTCTCATAGGCCAAATTATTGACACCAATTCCGCTTTTATTGCCAAGGAACTCAATAAAATCGGTATTTCCGTATATCAGATAACTTCGGTACAGGACGAGCGTGAACATATTCTAAAAGCCTTGGAGGAAGGCAAGGCCCACGCTGATATTGTTATCGTTACCGGTGGTCTTGGTCCCACAAAGGATGATATTACAAAACATACTTTTTGCGAATTTTTCAATGATGAACTTGTTGAGAATAAGGAAGTGCTAAGGCATGTTGAAAATCTTTTCGCAAAATATATTTCCGGCACCCCAATTTCCGATTTAAACAGAAAACAGGCCTGGGTTCCAAGTAAGGCAAGAGTACTTCACAACAATAACGGCACGGCTCCAGGGATGTGGTTTTATGAAGATGGAACCACATTTGTTTCGTTGCCGGGTGTTCCTTTTGAGATGAAGCATCTCATTAAGGAAGTTGTGATTCCAGAGTTGGTAAACTTTTACGAACGTCCGCACATCATCCATAGGACCATTAATACCTATGGCATGGGCGAGAGCGCTATCGCCCAAAAGATAGAAGACTGGGAAAATAATTTGCCCGGTTGTATTAAACTGGCTTATTTGCCAAGTTTGGGTAAGGTTAGGCTACGATTGACCGCTAAGGGAAAGGATTATCAAATACTTTCCAATGCCATAGAGGAAGCTTCACAAAAACTATATCCTTTAATTGGGGATATAATCCATGGTACCGAGGATGATGAGGTAATAGAAGAGGCCATAGCCAAATTGTTGACAAACAAGGGGCTGACCTTAGCAACGGCAGAAAGTTTTACAGGCGGAAATATTGCAAGTCAGATTACGGCTATTCCGGGAGCTTCGGCATATTTTAAGGGTAGTGTGGTCAGTTATGCCACGGAGATTAAAGTCAAAGTTTTGGGGGTGTCCCAAGAATTGGTGGACACATACTCTGTGGTGAGTGAGCAGGTGGCCATGGCCATGGCCAGTGGTGTAAAGAAATTATTGGATACGGATTTTGCCATTGCCACTACGGGCAACGCGGGACCTGCAAAAGGTGATTCCGATGCAGATGTTGGAACGGTATATATAGCCATTGCCTCCCCAACCGACGTTTTCGCGCTTAAATTCAGCATGGGAAGCCAACGTGAAAGAATCGTTCAAAAGTCTGTAAATAAGGCATTTGAGTTGCTTCAGAAAGAAATTTTAAAAATGTGGGGTGGAATGTTGGCCGAAAGATAA
- the rpmB gene encoding 50S ribosomal protein L28: MSKVCEITGKKAMVGNNVSFSINKTKRRFDVNLSKKRFYIPEEDRWVTLKVSTRALKLINKKGISAVLKDAKANGLVK, from the coding sequence ATGTCAAAAGTTTGTGAAATTACGGGAAAGAAGGCGATGGTCGGTAATAATGTTTCCTTCTCCATCAACAAGACAAAAAGAAGATTTGATGTAAACCTTTCCAAAAAAAGATTTTACATTCCAGAGGAAGACCGTTGGGTAACCTTGAAAGTTTCTACTAGAGCTTTAAAGTTGATCAATAAGAAGGGTATCTCTGCCGTATTGAAGGATGCAAAAGCAAATGGGTTGGTAAAGTAA
- the rpmG gene encoding 50S ribosomal protein L33, which translates to MAKKGNRIQVILECTEHKESGKPGTSRYITTKNKKNTPERLEIKKFNPILKRMTVHKEIK; encoded by the coding sequence ATGGCAAAAAAAGGGAATAGAATACAAGTAATATTAGAGTGTACTGAGCACAAGGAGTCCGGGAAACCTGGAACTTCCAGATATATTACTACCAAGAATAAGAAAAATACTCCAGAGAGATTAGAGATTAAAAAATTCAATCCTATCTTGAAGAGAATGACAGTTCATAAAGAAATTAAATAA
- a CDS encoding DUF4295 domain-containing protein: protein MAKKTVASLQSSSKRLTKAIKMVKSPKSGAYIFVESVMAPEVVNEWLDKK from the coding sequence ATGGCAAAGAAGACGGTAGCAAGTTTACAATCAAGTTCCAAAAGATTGACGAAAGCCATTAAGATGGTTAAATCACCAAAATCAGGTGCCTATATTTTTGTAGAATCTGTTATGGCCCCTGAAGTGGTCAATGAGTGGTTAGACAAAAAATAA
- the ftsY gene encoding signal recognition particle-docking protein FtsY, with amino-acid sequence MSLFKKIFSSEKKETLDKGLEKTKTSFFSKLGKAVAGKSKVDDDVLDNLEEVLVTSDVGVDTTLKIIERIEARVAKDKYMGTDELNTILREEIAGLLSETHTGEESEVHIPSDKKPYVIMVVGVNGVGKTTTIGKLAYQLKKQGYKVILGAADTFRAAAIDQLQVWADRVDVPIVKQQMGSDPASVAFDTLSSAIKQDADVVIIDTAGRLHNKVNLMNELSKVKRVMQKVVEDTPHEVLLVLDGSTGQNAFEQAKQFTKATEVTSLAVTKLDGTAKGGVVIGISDQFQIPVKYIGVGEGIEDLQVFNKYEFVDSFFRI; translated from the coding sequence ATGAGCTTATTTAAAAAGATATTTTCTTCGGAAAAAAAGGAAACCTTGGATAAGGGTCTGGAAAAGACGAAAACCAGTTTCTTTTCCAAGTTGGGCAAGGCTGTTGCAGGTAAATCCAAAGTTGACGATGATGTTTTGGATAATTTGGAGGAGGTTTTGGTGACTTCGGATGTGGGTGTTGATACTACCCTAAAGATTATAGAACGTATTGAGGCGCGGGTAGCCAAGGACAAATATATGGGTACCGACGAGTTGAACACCATCTTAAGGGAGGAAATAGCCGGATTGTTGTCTGAGACCCATACCGGTGAGGAATCTGAGGTTCATATACCATCGGATAAGAAACCCTATGTAATAATGGTGGTGGGCGTAAATGGTGTAGGTAAGACCACTACTATAGGTAAATTGGCCTATCAACTTAAAAAACAAGGTTATAAGGTAATATTAGGTGCAGCCGATACCTTTCGAGCCGCAGCCATAGACCAATTGCAGGTTTGGGCGGATAGGGTAGATGTACCCATTGTGAAGCAACAAATGGGTAGTGATCCAGCTTCTGTTGCCTTTGATACACTTAGCTCCGCGATAAAACAGGATGCCGATGTGGTCATCATTGATACCGCTGGTAGACTACATAATAAAGTGAACCTTATGAACGAGTTGAGCAAGGTAAAAAGGGTCATGCAAAAAGTGGTGGAAGATACCCCTCACGAAGTATTATTGGTGCTGGACGGATCTACAGGTCAAAATGCTTTTGAACAGGCAAAACAGTTTACAAAGGCCACCGAAGTAACTTCGTTGGCCGTTACCAAATTGGACGGTACCGCTAAAGGAGGTGTTGTAATCGGTATATCCGACCAATTTCAAATTCCGGTTAAGTATATTGGGGTAGGGGAAGGTATAGAGGACCTTCAGGTATTCAATAAGTATGAATTTGTTGACTCATTTTTTAGGATTTAA
- a CDS encoding amidase family protein, with translation MRSVLPLLLILFLFSCKQEDTKQESVVLWEPYNDSAEVAANADHEISRMRYKLIQSKVLDKNAVFLPLYDEVVKMKEEEYESLKPLILEQDIFSIGNSIEQDKLTYEQLVLFYLHRIYKYELDNETTLNTVIALNEEVVAAARKLDEQKREGRLADVRHPIFGMPILLKDNINTAGMKTTAGSIALMNNEVDDSFIVERLKENGALILGKVNLSEWAYFLCSGCPVGYSAVGGQTLNPYGRRIFETGGSSSGSGTSVAANYAVAAVGTETSGSILSPSSQNSVVGLKPTIGLLSRSGIVPISSTLDTPGPMTKNVVDNAILLSAMMGYDAADSKSVKEEYLGILSAGLNREPLKTMRLGAMTSLMERDSLYRETVEELKQAGVEIIEFMPPEVKMEGFLSILNIDMRNDLPAYLKAYSNPDSVTITSIADAVDFNNADSLVRIPYGQALFEGISADSTTAEGLEEIKANLEGNGRTFFDTAMDAHDLDAVLSINNYHAGYAAVAKYPALTVPMGYKASGEPISLTFIGKPFSEAHLLRMGKAFEDAFPKRKMPKGYQ, from the coding sequence ATGAGGAGCGTCCTGCCATTATTGCTCATACTATTTTTGTTTTCTTGTAAACAAGAAGATACGAAACAAGAGAGCGTTGTCTTATGGGAGCCTTATAACGATTCTGCTGAAGTAGCCGCCAATGCCGATCACGAAATTAGCAGGATGCGCTACAAACTTATCCAATCCAAGGTGTTGGATAAAAATGCGGTTTTTCTTCCATTGTATGATGAGGTGGTAAAAATGAAGGAAGAAGAATATGAATCCTTAAAACCTTTGATTCTAGAGCAGGATATCTTTTCAATAGGTAACAGTATTGAGCAAGACAAGCTGACCTACGAGCAACTGGTGTTATTTTACCTACATCGGATTTACAAGTACGAACTTGACAACGAAACTACCTTAAATACGGTAATCGCCTTAAATGAAGAGGTCGTGGCAGCTGCGAGAAAACTGGACGAACAGAAGCGGGAAGGTAGATTGGCGGATGTCCGTCACCCCATTTTTGGTATGCCGATACTATTAAAGGACAATATCAATACGGCCGGTATGAAAACCACGGCAGGTAGTATTGCCCTGATGAACAATGAAGTAGATGATTCTTTTATTGTTGAGCGCTTGAAGGAAAACGGTGCCTTGATTTTAGGAAAAGTGAATCTTAGTGAGTGGGCCTATTTTTTATGTAGTGGTTGCCCTGTGGGGTATAGCGCTGTGGGAGGTCAAACCTTGAATCCTTATGGAAGAAGGATTTTTGAGACCGGAGGATCTAGCTCCGGTAGTGGGACTTCGGTAGCTGCGAACTATGCCGTGGCGGCAGTGGGTACGGAAACCTCAGGTTCTATATTGTCTCCCAGTAGTCAGAATTCCGTGGTGGGATTAAAACCGACCATCGGGCTTTTGAGTCGGTCTGGAATTGTACCGATTTCAAGTACCTTGGATACGCCGGGACCTATGACCAAAAATGTGGTGGATAATGCGATATTGCTTTCGGCCATGATGGGCTATGATGCAGCCGATTCTAAATCCGTAAAGGAGGAATATCTCGGGATTTTATCGGCAGGTTTAAACCGGGAACCATTAAAAACAATGAGATTGGGTGCTATGACCTCGCTTATGGAGAGAGATAGCCTATATAGGGAAACGGTTGAGGAATTAAAGCAGGCTGGAGTGGAAATCATTGAATTTATGCCTCCAGAAGTTAAAATGGAAGGATTTTTAAGTATCCTGAACATTGATATGCGTAATGACTTGCCCGCATACTTAAAGGCGTATTCAAATCCGGACTCGGTAACAATTACTTCCATTGCCGATGCTGTCGATTTCAATAATGCCGATTCGCTGGTCCGTATTCCCTACGGCCAGGCCCTTTTTGAAGGTATTTCGGCTGATAGTACTACCGCCGAAGGCCTGGAAGAAATAAAAGCCAATTTAGAGGGGAACGGACGCACCTTTTTTGATACGGCCATGGATGCACATGATTTGGATGCCGTGCTGTCCATCAATAATTATCATGCAGGATATGCCGCCGTAGCCAAATATCCGGCCTTGACCGTTCCTATGGGGTATAAAGCGAGTGGGGAACCCATAAGCCTCACCTTTATTGGCAAGCCCTTCTCAGAGGCGCATTTGCTAAGAATGGGAAAAGCTTTTGAAGACGCATTTCCTAAAAGGAAAATGCCCAAAGGATATCAATAG
- a CDS encoding Rossmann-fold NAD(P)-binding domain-containing protein has product MKNVLIAGASGMVGNIVLDHCLSSSKINKVISLVRNKSNNSHPKLKEVLIENFTEYANHWDLFKNIDSAFFCIGVYTGSVSDKLFKEITVDYAVSFAKILKANSPDAKLCLLSGAGADRTEKSKTSFALYKGMAENQIDTLGLEFYAFRPGYIYPVEPRKEPNFMYSILRTLYPMLRLLGSNFSIKSTELAKAMYEIGINGTDKKILENKDLIHFLKEQSEHKWTKN; this is encoded by the coding sequence ATGAAAAATGTACTGATTGCAGGAGCTTCAGGTATGGTTGGGAATATCGTCCTAGACCATTGCCTGTCCTCTTCAAAAATTAATAAGGTCATATCTTTAGTTCGCAATAAATCGAACAATTCACACCCTAAGTTAAAAGAGGTACTTATTGAAAATTTTACAGAGTATGCCAACCATTGGGATTTGTTCAAGAACATAGATAGTGCCTTTTTCTGTATTGGGGTTTACACCGGTAGTGTTTCTGATAAGCTATTCAAGGAAATTACGGTAGACTATGCTGTAAGTTTTGCCAAAATACTAAAAGCCAATAGCCCGGATGCAAAACTTTGTCTTCTCAGTGGAGCGGGAGCCGACCGAACCGAAAAAAGCAAGACTTCATTTGCGCTTTATAAAGGAATGGCTGAGAATCAAATTGATACATTGGGCTTGGAATTTTATGCCTTTCGTCCGGGATACATTTATCCTGTAGAACCACGAAAAGAACCAAATTTTATGTATAGCATTCTGCGAACTCTTTATCCTATGCTAAGGCTTTTAGGAAGTAACTTTAGCATTAAATCAACGGAACTCGCTAAGGCAATGTATGAAATAGGAATTAATGGGACGGATAAAAAAATACTGGAGAATAAAGACCTTATTCATTTTCTGAAAGAGCAAAGTGAACATAAATGGACAAAAAATTAA